From Mycobacterium lacus, one genomic window encodes:
- a CDS encoding nucleotidyl transferase AbiEii/AbiGii toxin family protein — MEVLAPERTLLEKLALLHDSAARSHDEKALERLVRGGRHLYDIQRLLNSEQVIAALDEIGAEGIARLSADIDKHSADAGFSHTPRPVGGYGESPLLDPLSSCRPALVRGYAQAMALVYGYRPSFDECIETIRAHSERL; from the coding sequence ATGGAGGTCCTTGCTCCCGAACGGACTCTGCTGGAAAAGCTCGCGTTGTTGCACGATTCTGCAGCGCGCTCGCACGACGAAAAGGCCCTCGAACGGTTAGTTCGTGGCGGGCGACACCTTTATGACATTCAGCGGCTGCTGAACTCCGAGCAAGTGATCGCGGCGCTTGACGAAATCGGTGCGGAAGGAATCGCGAGGTTGTCCGCCGATATTGACAAACACAGCGCAGATGCTGGGTTCAGCCACACGCCAAGGCCTGTCGGCGGATACGGCGAAAGCCCACTGCTGGATCCTTTGTCGTCGTGTCGCCCCGCATTGGTCAGGGGATACGCGCAAGCAATGGCACTGGTGTACGGCTACCGGCCAAGTTTCGACGAGTGCATCGAAACGATCCGCGCCCATAGCGAGCGGCTCTGA
- a CDS encoding helicase-related protein, which yields MLLEELKPGLRVDGLIPAEAVTVIAAQWHGTDALELTYKTTAGHLGQQVVFRKDQDGLNVAASGSRPFDAPAADFKLVAEAQRITLAGLFDPMLAVATSDVRPLPHQIRAVYGELLPRTPLRYLLADDPGAGKTIMAGLYIKELILRDDVKQCLVVAPGGLVEQWQDELFFKFGLRFDLLTNQLIDAMVNLNVFQTNPLLIARMDQLSRNDELQAQLRETEWDLVVVDEAHRMGAHYFGAKLEKTKRFLLGELLGKITRHLLLMTATPHSGKEEDFQLFLTLLDRDRFEGKRKKSADTTGIMRRMVKEDLLTFEGRRLFPERIAETVPYELTELEYDLYEQVTAYVREGMNRADRVGGKRKNTVGFALTVLQRRLASSPEAIYKSLVRRSERLERKKQEILNGTYVEKEPSIDLESLDADEYNAEEIEQIEEELLDAATAAQTVEELDAELRELAALTTVAKRVRDSGTDRKWTELSTILQDHALTTDKDGRPRKFIIFTEHRDTLDYLTARIRSLLGRPDAVQAIHGGVRRGDRRMITEEFTKNRDCQILLATDAAGEGLNLQAAHLMVNYDLPWNPNRIEQRFGRIHRIGQEEVCRLWNVVASNTREGEVFVRLLIKVEEQRKAYGGKVFDVLGEAFAETPLRDLLLEAIRYGDLPEVKAKMHQVIDSRVSIGLKELLEERSLAAEHLAEADLAALRAAMDEARARRLQPHYIELAFKAAFTQLGGRIAKREQGRYEIANVPAHVRAGKHGPIATKYDRVTFDLNHVQPDGLARADLLAPGHPLHDAVMAEAIRRHGGVLNSGTVLVSSTLEEPHLLVGVVEEVADATGATVSRRFGYAYVDSFGTVTAAGPAPYLDCVAAPDVPPVTAARQLPWLAEAEDKATSWIIANRLPEYLAEVRPRRSAELAKTRELVTKRLERERDRLFLDAAVAAEKEQAGEKPKESAESLNRKAVDLDVRLRRRLELLAQQALMSTKPPRILTAALVLPVAMVEGDLPAAAPIHATETKAVERRGVELVLARERELGRKPVEQAFTNKGFDVLSTAPNGDTYRIEVKARLDGAKDFFVTHNEVMVGKNAVPRYRLALVRVDPRGAQHDEVRYLDNPFAATDLGGFEATGIRGDWDRMWRKGTEPF from the coding sequence GTGCTGCTGGAGGAGCTCAAACCGGGACTGCGTGTCGACGGGCTGATCCCCGCCGAGGCGGTGACCGTCATTGCGGCGCAGTGGCATGGCACCGACGCCCTTGAGCTGACGTACAAGACCACCGCCGGTCATCTCGGTCAGCAGGTCGTCTTCCGCAAGGATCAAGACGGCCTCAACGTCGCCGCCTCCGGCAGCCGCCCGTTCGACGCCCCCGCCGCAGACTTCAAGCTGGTGGCCGAGGCCCAGCGCATCACCCTCGCGGGCCTGTTCGACCCAATGCTCGCCGTGGCCACCAGCGACGTGCGCCCGCTCCCCCACCAGATCCGCGCGGTCTATGGCGAACTGCTCCCGCGCACCCCGCTGCGCTACCTGCTCGCCGATGACCCGGGCGCCGGCAAGACGATCATGGCCGGCCTGTATATCAAGGAGCTGATCCTTCGCGACGACGTGAAGCAGTGTCTGGTCGTCGCGCCGGGTGGGCTGGTCGAGCAGTGGCAGGATGAGCTGTTCTTTAAGTTCGGGCTGCGCTTCGACCTGCTGACCAATCAGCTGATCGACGCCATGGTGAACCTCAACGTCTTTCAGACCAACCCGCTGCTCATTGCCCGCATGGACCAACTGTCGCGCAACGACGAGCTGCAAGCCCAGCTCAGGGAGACCGAGTGGGACCTGGTCGTCGTCGACGAGGCGCACCGGATGGGCGCCCACTACTTCGGGGCGAAGCTCGAGAAGACCAAGCGCTTCCTGCTCGGCGAGCTGCTCGGCAAGATCACCCGGCATCTGCTGTTGATGACGGCGACGCCACACTCGGGCAAGGAGGAGGACTTTCAACTGTTCCTCACCCTGCTGGATCGTGACCGCTTCGAGGGCAAGCGCAAGAAGTCCGCCGACACCACCGGCATCATGCGGCGCATGGTCAAGGAGGACCTGCTGACCTTCGAGGGCAGGAGGCTGTTTCCGGAGCGGATCGCCGAGACGGTGCCCTACGAGCTCACCGAGCTGGAGTACGACCTCTACGAGCAAGTCACCGCCTATGTGCGGGAGGGCATGAACCGCGCGGATCGTGTTGGGGGCAAGCGTAAGAACACCGTCGGCTTCGCGCTGACCGTGCTGCAGCGACGCCTGGCGTCCAGTCCCGAGGCGATCTACAAAAGCCTCGTGCGCCGCTCCGAGCGCCTGGAACGCAAGAAGCAGGAGATCCTCAACGGCACGTACGTCGAGAAGGAGCCGAGCATCGACCTGGAGAGCCTGGACGCCGACGAGTACAACGCCGAGGAGATCGAACAGATCGAGGAGGAACTGCTCGACGCCGCCACCGCGGCCCAGACCGTCGAGGAACTCGACGCCGAGCTTCGCGAACTCGCCGCGCTCACCACGGTGGCCAAGCGGGTGCGCGATTCGGGGACCGACCGCAAGTGGACCGAGCTCAGCACGATCCTGCAGGACCACGCGCTGACCACCGACAAGGACGGTCGGCCGCGCAAGTTCATCATCTTCACCGAGCACCGCGACACCCTCGACTACCTCACCGCCAGAATCCGCTCACTACTGGGGCGACCCGACGCCGTGCAGGCCATCCACGGCGGCGTCCGCCGCGGCGACCGCCGCATGATCACCGAGGAATTCACCAAGAACCGCGATTGCCAAATCCTGCTGGCCACCGACGCCGCCGGCGAGGGGCTCAACCTGCAGGCCGCGCATCTGATGGTCAACTACGACCTGCCGTGGAACCCCAACCGCATCGAGCAGCGGTTCGGTCGTATCCACCGCATCGGCCAGGAAGAGGTCTGTCGGCTGTGGAACGTCGTCGCTAGTAACACCCGTGAGGGCGAGGTGTTTGTCCGGCTGCTGATCAAGGTTGAAGAGCAGCGTAAAGCCTATGGCGGCAAAGTGTTTGACGTGCTCGGCGAGGCGTTCGCCGAGACACCGCTGCGGGATCTGCTGCTGGAGGCGATCCGGTATGGGGATCTGCCCGAGGTCAAGGCCAAGATGCACCAGGTCATCGATAGCCGGGTGTCGATCGGGCTCAAGGAGCTACTCGAAGAGCGCTCGCTGGCGGCCGAGCACCTTGCCGAGGCCGATCTCGCTGCCCTCCGGGCCGCGATGGACGAGGCCCGAGCCCGCCGCTTGCAGCCCCACTACATCGAGCTGGCTTTCAAGGCGGCGTTCACCCAGCTCGGTGGCCGCATCGCCAAGCGCGAGCAGGGACGATACGAGATCGCCAACGTGCCAGCACATGTCCGTGCCGGCAAGCACGGGCCGATTGCGACCAAGTATGACCGAGTGACCTTCGACCTCAATCACGTTCAGCCGGACGGGCTGGCCCGTGCCGATCTGCTCGCGCCGGGTCACCCGCTGCACGACGCGGTCATGGCCGAGGCCATCCGCCGGCACGGCGGTGTGCTCAACAGTGGCACGGTGTTGGTGTCGTCGACGTTGGAGGAGCCGCATTTGCTGGTCGGCGTGGTCGAAGAGGTGGCTGATGCCACCGGCGCGACGGTTTCCCGACGCTTCGGCTACGCCTACGTCGACAGCTTCGGCACCGTCACTGCGGCCGGGCCGGCGCCCTACCTGGATTGTGTGGCTGCCCCGGACGTGCCGCCGGTGACGGCGGCCCGGCAGCTGCCCTGGCTGGCCGAGGCGGAGGACAAGGCGACCAGCTGGATCATCGCGAATCGACTGCCCGAGTACCTCGCCGAGGTGCGGCCACGACGATCCGCGGAACTCGCGAAGACCCGCGAGCTGGTGACCAAAAGGCTTGAACGCGAACGGGATCGACTCTTTCTTGACGCCGCTGTCGCCGCTGAGAAAGAGCAAGCGGGCGAAAAGCCCAAGGAGTCCGCGGAAAGCCTCAACCGCAAGGCGGTCGATCTCGACGTCAGGTTGCGCAGGCGGTTGGAGTTGCTCGCCCAGCAGGCGCTGATGTCGACCAAGCCGCCGCGCATCCTCACCGCGGCTCTGGTCCTGCCGGTGGCCATGGTGGAAGGCGACCTGCCTGCCGCGGCGCCGATCCATGCGACGGAAACCAAGGCGGTGGAACGCCGCGGGGTCGAGCTGGTGCTGGCGCGCGAGCGCGAGCTCGGCCGCAAACCGGTGGAGCAGGCGTTCACCAACAAGGGTTTCGACGTCCTGTCGACCGCACCGAATGGCGACACCTACCGCATCGAGGTGAAGGCCCGCCTGGACGGGGCGAAGGACTTCTTCGTCACCCACAACGAGGTGATGGTCGGCAAGAACGCCGTGCCGCGCTACCGGCTTGCGCTCGTCCGGGTCGATCCCCGCGGGGCGCAGCACGACGAGGTCCGCTACCTCGATAACCCATTTGCCGCCACGGATCTCGGCGGCTTCGAGGCCACCGGCATCCGCGGCGACTGGGACAGGATGTGGAGGAAAGGCACGGAACCCTTCTGA